The segment CGCCGATCTCCCGCTCCAGCTCGACGCGGGCGTTCTTCATCTCCCAGGAGGCGAAAAGCTCGGGAATCCAGACCCTGCCGGTCACCTGCCGCACCAGCCGGGCGGCCCACACGGTGGCCACGGCTCCGACGATCGCCGGCACCCACCAGGGGTAGCTGCGGGGCCGCAGCGCCGCCCAGAACGCAACCACGGTCGCCGCGCCGTAGATCGCCATCCACGGCAAGGGATCGGGGTCGTTGTACTGAACCACGACCGACAGCGCGAACGCCGCCGCCATGATCCAGTGCATTCCACGGAGGAACGCGGCCCGCCTCATGTCATTGAGCCACGATCTTGTAGAGACTGCCGCCGATCGTCATCACGTAGAGCTCGCCTCGCGAGTCCTGGCCGAAGCTGCTGATGTTCCCGTTCGGATCGAGGTTCGGCCA is part of the Candidatus Eisenbacteria bacterium genome and harbors:
- a CDS encoding transmembrane 220 family protein; this encodes MRRAAFLRGMHWIMAAAFALSVVVQYNDPDPLPWMAIYGAATVVAFWAALRPRSYPWWVPAIVGAVATVWAARLVRQVTGRVWIPELFASWEMKNARVELEREIGGLLVVLGWMTITALAAFFRDRPVPMADPELTRMGHGPRIRSR